The genomic window TGCACGCGATCGAGCGCAACGCCGCGTGGGGAGACCAGTCGGCGCTGCTGCAGAAGGAGCATCGCGCGATCTTCGACGCCATCGTGGCGCGAGACGGCGATCGGGCCGCCGCCGCGACCGAGGCCCACATCCGCCGGGCGTCATCGGTTCTCTTCGTCGACTGAACGTCGGCCGGGCCGGTGGGGGCGACCCGGCCGACGTCGGCGTCACAGCCGGGAGAGGTGCGCCTGCGCGAGGATCTGAGCCTTCGGGCGTTCGTTCGCGGCCAGGGCCAGCCAGGTCTCGACGACGGTGTCGGGGTTGAGAGACAACGAGTGGATGCCGCGCGCCACGAGCCACTGTGCGAAGTCGGGGTGATCGCTGGGTCCCTGCCCGCAGATGCCGACGTACTTGCCCTGCCGCTGGCAGGCGTCGATCGCCATGCCGAGCAGGTGCAGGACCGCCGGATCGCGCTCGTCGAAGGACGCCGCCATGAGCGCCGAATCGCGGTCGAGGCCCAGGGTGAGCTGAGTCATGTCGTTGGACCCGATCGAGAACCCGTCGAAGTGCTCGAGGAAGCGCTCGGCGAGGATCGCGTTGGCCGGTAGCTCGCACATCATGACGACCGTGAGCCCGTTGTCTCCCCGGCGCAATCCGTTCGCGGCGAGCAGCTCGACGACCGCCGCCGCCTCACCGACCGTCCGCACGAACGGGACCATGACCTGCACGTTGGTCAGACCCATGTCGTCGCGCACGCGGCGCAGCGCCTCGCACTCCATGTCGAAGCACGCCCGGAAGTCCGGCGACACGTAGCGCGCGGCCCCGCGGTAGCCGAGCATCGGGTTCTCTTCGTCGGGTTCGTACAGCGGGCCGCCGATGAGGTTGGCGTACTCGTTCGACTTGAAATCCGACAGGCGCACGATCACCGGCTCGGGTGCGAACGCCGCCGCGATCATCGAGACCCCTTCGGCGACGCGCTGGATGAAGTACTCCTCGGGGGAGGGGTAGGCGGCGATCCGCGCGCGGATGTCGTCGGCCAGGTCGTCCTCGAGCCGGTCGAGCTCGAGCAGGGCGCGCGGGTGGATGCCGATCTGACGGTTGATGATGAACTCCAGCCGCGCCAGCCCGACCCCCGCGTTCGGAAGCCGTGAGAAGGCGAACGCCTGGTCGGGGGTGCCGACGTTCATCATCACCTTGACCGGCGCCGACGGCATCCGGTCGAGCTCGGTCGTCTCCTCGGCGAAGCTCAGGATGCCGTCGTAGACGACGCCGTCGTCGCCCTCGGCGCACGAGACGGTCACCTCTCGACCGTCCTCGAGCACCGCGGTGGCGACACCGGTGCCGACCACGGCGGGGATACCGAGCTCGCGGGCGATGATCGCCGCGTGGCACGTGCGGCCGCCGCGGTCGGTGACGATCGCGGACGCCCGCTTCATGATCGGTTCCCAGTCCGGATCGGTCATGTCGGCCACCAGGACGTCGCCGGGGGAGAAGTCCGCCATCTGCTCGATCGAGGTGAGCACGCGCACGCGTCCCGCCCCGATCCGCTGACCGATCGCGCGGCCCTCGACGAGCACCGGAGCGCGTTCGGCGAGGACGAACCGGCTGAGCACGTTCGCCGAACGACGCGACACCACCGTCTCGGGCCGCGCCTGCAGCACGTACAGCCGGCCGTCCACGCCGTCCTTGCCCCACTCGATGTCCATCGGGCGGCCGTAGTGCGTTTCGATGACGAGGGCGATACGGCCCAGCTCCTCGACCTCGGCGTCGATGATCGAGAACCGGCCCCGGTCGGCGGCATCCACTTCGACGAAAGCCGTGCTGGCGTCCACCTGGCGGCCGTCGGTGTACCGCATCGCGATGGCCTTCTCGCCCACGCTCCGCTTGAGGATCGCGGGACGACCGGCGCGCAGGGCCGGCTTGTACGCGTAGAACTCGTCGGGGTTGACCGCGCCCTGGACGACGGCTTCGCCCAGGCCGTACGAGCTGGTGATGAAGACCGCGTCCTCGAAGCCCGACTCGGTGTCGAGGGTGAACATGACGCCCGAGGCGCCGACGTCGGAACGCACCATCCGTTGGACGCCCGCCGAGAGCGCGACCTCGTGGTGGTCGAAGCCGTGGTGTGCGCGGTAGGCGATCGCGCGATCGTTGTAGAGCGAGGCGAAGACGCGACGCACCGCGTGCAGGATGTTGTCGACCCCGCCGATGTTGAGGAACGTCTCCTGCTGCCCGGCGAAGGACGCGTCGGGGAGATCCTCGGCCGTCGCGCTGGAGCGGACGGCCCAGGTCACGGCATCCGGATCCTCCTCCCCGGCGACGAGCGCGTCGTAGGCCGACCGGATGTCGGACTCCAGATCGGCGGGGAAGGGCTGCTGCTCGATCCAGGCGCGCACGCGCGCGCCCAGCCGGGTCAGGGCGGTGACGTCGTCGACGTCGATCCCCTCGACGGCCGCGCGGATGCGGCCCGCGAGATCGCCCTCGGCGAGGAAGCGTTCGAAGGCGTCCGAGGTGGTCGCGAATCCCGGAGGAACGCGGATGCCGGCGGATGCCAGGTGCGAGACCATCTCGCCGAGCGAGGCGTTCTTGCCGCCGACGCGGGCGAGGTCGCTCATGCCGATCTCGTCGAAGCGCAGGATGGTGGTCATGTGAGGGGCCTTTCGTTCGGTCGGTCCCGCAGCGTCATCGACTGCAGGATCACGGCGGACATCTCCTCGACGCTCCGGGTCGCGGAGCTGAGGAAGGGAATGCGGTTGCGGCGGTAGAGGTCTTCGGCGCGGCGGATCTCGAGGGTGCACTGCGCGAGGCTGGCGTAGGTGGAGTTCGGACGGCGCTCGTGCCGCACCTGACTGAGGCGCAG from Microbacterium testaceum includes these protein-coding regions:
- the ppsA gene encoding phosphoenolpyruvate synthase, whose protein sequence is MTTILRFDEIGMSDLARVGGKNASLGEMVSHLASAGIRVPPGFATTSDAFERFLAEGDLAGRIRAAVEGIDVDDVTALTRLGARVRAWIEQQPFPADLESDIRSAYDALVAGEEDPDAVTWAVRSSATAEDLPDASFAGQQETFLNIGGVDNILHAVRRVFASLYNDRAIAYRAHHGFDHHEVALSAGVQRMVRSDVGASGVMFTLDTESGFEDAVFITSSYGLGEAVVQGAVNPDEFYAYKPALRAGRPAILKRSVGEKAIAMRYTDGRQVDASTAFVEVDAADRGRFSIIDAEVEELGRIALVIETHYGRPMDIEWGKDGVDGRLYVLQARPETVVSRRSANVLSRFVLAERAPVLVEGRAIGQRIGAGRVRVLTSIEQMADFSPGDVLVADMTDPDWEPIMKRASAIVTDRGGRTCHAAIIARELGIPAVVGTGVATAVLEDGREVTVSCAEGDDGVVYDGILSFAEETTELDRMPSAPVKVMMNVGTPDQAFAFSRLPNAGVGLARLEFIINRQIGIHPRALLELDRLEDDLADDIRARIAAYPSPEEYFIQRVAEGVSMIAAAFAPEPVIVRLSDFKSNEYANLIGGPLYEPDEENPMLGYRGAARYVSPDFRACFDMECEALRRVRDDMGLTNVQVMVPFVRTVGEAAAVVELLAANGLRRGDNGLTVVMMCELPANAILAERFLEHFDGFSIGSNDMTQLTLGLDRDSALMAASFDERDPAVLHLLGMAIDACQRQGKYVGICGQGPSDHPDFAQWLVARGIHSLSLNPDTVVETWLALAANERPKAQILAQAHLSRL